Within the Paludisphaera rhizosphaerae genome, the region GGTCCATGACCGAGGCGTAGTGTTGAGCCGGGAACTTCTTCCTCCAGAATTCGCCTCGCATCCGCTCGGTCAACGTCGCGACCACGCTTCCGAGTGCCCGGTAAAGCTCTTTCGACATCCCCAGGGCGACGACCCCGTGAATATCTGCTTCGGAGTGCGGGCCAAGTGCGGGAACCCTGGTTGCGATTTCATCCGGCTCGATGGATTTGACCACGTAGCCCGCTGCTTGCGTCTTCGCGAAGAGCTTTGGAAGCAGGATATGCACGGGGTCGCCCTTGCCGAACCAGGGACCGGCGTTTTCGCTGAAGGCGAATGACGAGGCGGCTGAACTCACGGCAAGCCTCATGAAATCGCGTCTACGCACGGAATGGCTACCCCTTCAGGCTCCCCGACTTCGGCTGGGATTCCTTCGCTTTGGCATTGTATCCCTTGTCATCCCGACCGCCATCGTGAGCACCGACAGGAACTCGCACGACCTCGTCGAGAAGCGGGCGAATCCGCCTCAGGCGTCGGTTCCGCGAGGCTGCAACCCGTGCAAGAGGTCCGCCGCCTTCTCGGCCAGGGCGGCGGCGACGAATATCGCCCGCTTGTCGTCCTGGAGCACCTTGAGCCAGTGGGCGACGTAGGCCGCGTGGTCCTCGCGGACGACCGGCTCCAGGTCGAGTTCCGCACACAGGAAGGAGGCCCCGATTTCGGCCACGAGCTCCTCGCGGGCGTACCCCTCGTCGCCGAACCGCTTGCGGCCGAAGTCCCGGTCGAGGCGGGCCTCGTGCTTCGTCCAGTGCGTCAGCTCGTGGAGCAGGGTGGCATAGTAGCTCTCGGCGTCCTGGAACGCCTCAAACGGCGGCATCTGGATGCGGTCCTCGTGCTGGTTGTAGTGGGCCGAGGTGCCGCCGTGTCGAACCTCGGCCCTCGTGTTCCGGCAGAACGCCTCGGCGTGCTCGATTCGCTGCACGGGGTCGAGGCGGGGGGCGGCCAGGGCGTAGAACCGCTCGGGGAGCCCCGCCACCTGCTCGGCGTTGAAGACGGTGTACTGCTTCATGAAGAAGACATCTCGCTCCTCCTCCGTGCCGTCGTCGTGCTTCTCGGTCTTCGTGAACCGGTCGGCGTAGACGACGGGCGTCCCCTTCGAGCCCGCCTTGACGTGCCCGCCCATGTCCCTGGCCTGGTTGAAGGTCATCCAGAGCGGGGCCGCGTACCCGTTCGCCACGGCCGACGACCAGAGCAGGAGCACGTTCATGCCGCGGTAGGGCTGGCCGTTGGCCCGCAGCGGCCGGGTGATGCGGCCGGCGGCGTGCTCGGCGTCCCAGGGCTTCGTCCAGGGCCGGACGCCCTTCTCGAGGTCGGCGAGTATCTGATTCGTGACCCGGGCGTAGAGGTCCTCGCGACCGGTCGTCGGCCTCTGGGGCGGGGTCAGGTCGCGGAACGGGTCTGCGTCCTCTCGTGGGGGCTGCAAGCCCTCCGGATTGGGTTCGGGTCGTCGACTCGGCATAGGGCCGAACCCATGCCACGACCGGCCGCGGATTTCAAGCGGGGCAGGGGCCTTCAGGGGCCGGTCACGGGAGCAGGTCGCCGAAGCTCAAGAGCTTCGGCTTCTTGAACTGGTGGTTGTCGTGCCAATCCAGCTTGATGGCGTCCGCTTCCGCGACGGTCAGGAGCCCCGCACGTATCGCCTCGACCACGAGGCCGACGGTGTCGAGGAGCTTGATTGTGGGATATTGGGCGGCCGTCTTCTTCCGTGCCGTGCCGTCGTCCATCGCGAGGGGGAGCCCGCGAGCCTGGGCGGCGGCGATGGCCGAGCATTCGCCGTCGCCGAGCACGCGAAGGGCCTGCATCGCGGCGAAGGCCGCGAGCTCGGCCGGGTCGACGAGCGAGACGACGTGCAATTGGCCGGCCTTCAATGCCAGGTCGAGATTGGCGTACTGGACCGGGTACGAGGAGAGAATCTCGGCCCGCACGTCGTCGGTGACGACGAACCGATACGCGGCGAGCCCCGCGAGCAGGTCGACCCGGCCGATGCGGAGGAAGTTAATCAGCGTGGACGTGTCGATGACGACTTCGTCGGCCATCCGTGGCCACCCCCCTCAGGAATCCTTTCGGGCCCTCTCGGGCTGGTTAATCGTAGGCCGCCGTCTGGGCCAGCTCGACGAGTTTTGCACCGGAGATGCCGAGCTTCTCGCCGAGGTCGCGGAGGTAGCCGGCCGAGACTTCCTCGCGTTGGAACGCCTCGATGGCCAGGTTCGCCACCTCCATGACGAGCTCCCGGTCGGGCTCCGATTTCTTCGGCGGATAGAACAGCTCGATGAACTCTCTGGCCGCCGCCCTCTGGGCCTCGTCGAGGAGGGACTCACGCTCCGCGGGCCGGATGACCCGCAGGTCCCGAAGCCGGTAGACGGCCGACTCGTAGCTGGTCCCGAAATGATGGGCCAGCATGGCGGCGTCCTTGAACGAGATGCGTTGCGACTTCGGGGCCGCCCGACGCTCGGCGTCCACCTCCTCCTCTCGGGCCACGTCGTAGACGTGCTGGTGACGCCGGCTCGCCCCCCCCTTGTCGAGGAGGCTCAGGAGCCAGTGCACGCCCGCCTGCGGCATGAGGAACGCCGCGGCGAAGGCGTTCGCCCGCTTCTCGACGAGGTCGTGCGAGTTCCTGTCGGTGCTCACGATGGCGGTCATGCCCCGGTCGAGGATGGCGTGGCCGTACTCGTGGGCGTAGGAGAACCGCTTGCGGGTCCTCGGGTGGTCCAGCTTGACGATGATGATGGACCGCACGGAGGAGTAGCGGAGGAAGAGCCCGGACATCTCGGGCGGCAGGTCGAAGCCCGAGGCCCAAATCCCCTGGGTGTTGATGAGGTCGGACACGTCGGCGATGGGGGCGAACCCGAGCCCGAGCCTGCGACGTTCCTCCTCGGCGACGAGGATGCCCTGCTCGATGGCCTCCTCGGCCCGCTTGGGGGCGGGGAGGTTGTAGGTCGGCATGGCGATTCGCGGACGCCTGTCGAGCAGGGTCTCGAGCTCGATGGCGATTTGGCAAATCTCCGAGCACCGGGCGACGGCGTCCTTGACGAGCTGGTTGTCCTCGTAGCCCGGGAGCTGGCGGGCCAGGATGAGGTCGGCCGGCTCGACGACGCTGGCGGGCTCCTCCTCGAAGAAGTGGGCCACGGGGCGATGGTAGAGCTTCGCGAACTGCGAGAGCTCGAGGGTCGAGAGCGAGCGTTTGCCCGCCTCGACGGCGACGACGGCGGTCCGAGGGATGCCGACCGCCTCCGCGGCGGCTTCCTGGGTCAATCCGCAGTTGGTGCGAGCCTCCTTGAGTCGCCTCCCGATGGTGGTTTGGTCGAAGGCCATGTCATCCTCGCGTCTTCGTAGTCCCGGTGGGGCTCGGGGCGGTCCCTCGTCATCCGCCTCGCACGCACGGTGCGAGCCTGAAGCGTCGAGCTTGCCGGGAAGGTGGCGGAACGCCTTATGGTGCGTGGCTTTATGTCCATATAAAGCCCGCAGGGGAGGAGTCTGTCAGGGTATGCGGACCCGACATCTCCGTCAAGGCGTCCCAATTTTGTCGCATTACTGGACAAGAGTATTCTGGGTCAATCGGACGTCGGAGTCAAAGAATTTGTCAAAAATCGGACATAGAGTCCGAAAATCGAACTTTCACGTCTGGTCAGGTCGTCCGAGTCTTTGGAAGGGGTATAATAGATTGGGTGGAGCCTCTACGCGTCCTCGGCGGGTTGCCCGGGGAGCGGAAGATGCGGCCCGAACGGAGTAAAGCCCGATGCAGTTCCTCCATGCTGATTCCTTCCTCGCCCAGGGCGAGGCCGCCGTCGTCTCGCTCGACAGCCAGGCCAACGTGATGTTGATGGACGACTTCAACTACTCGGCCTATCGCTCGGGCCGCTCGTTCAGCTGCTTCGGCGGCCTCGCCGAGCGGTCGCCGGTGCGGCTGTTCGCACCGCACTTCGGGCATTGGAACGTGGTCGTCGACCTCGGCGGATACGCGGGGAGCGTCCGAGCGGGCGTCGCCTTCGAACGCAACTGACGGCGATTCCGGGTTCACACGGCGTGGCCCGGGGGGAATTCTCCGGGCCACGACCCTTCAAGCGATTCCAAGCCTTGCGAGGTGTCACGTGAGCGACCAGACGACGATATCGATTCCGACCGACGACGACGGCTTCATCAGCCAGAAGTGCCCGACGTGTTCGGGGCTCTTCAAGGTCAAGCACGGGGAGGGGAGCGACAAGCCGCTGGCCCACTGCCCCTACTGCGGTGCCGCAGGCGACGACTGGTTCACCGACGAGCAGAGGGCCTACATCGAGGCGGCGGGCAGGAACTTCGCCCTCGACCTCGTGAGCAGCGAGCTCGAGGAGATGACCCGAGACTTCAACCGGGAGATGCCCCGCGGAGGCTTCATCACGGCCGAGATGAGCTTCACCCCGTCGCCCGAGGAGCCGCTGCCCCCGGTGCCGGCCGAATCGAACGAGCCGATGCCGGTCGCCTTGTTCGAGTGCTGCAACGAGCGAATCA harbors:
- a CDS encoding ArdC family protein, with amino-acid sequence MTPPQRPTTGREDLYARVTNQILADLEKGVRPWTKPWDAEHAAGRITRPLRANGQPYRGMNVLLLWSSAVANGYAAPLWMTFNQARDMGGHVKAGSKGTPVVYADRFTKTEKHDDGTEEERDVFFMKQYTVFNAEQVAGLPERFYALAAPRLDPVQRIEHAEAFCRNTRAEVRHGGTSAHYNQHEDRIQMPPFEAFQDAESYYATLLHELTHWTKHEARLDRDFGRKRFGDEGYAREELVAEIGASFLCAELDLEPVVREDHAAYVAHWLKVLQDDKRAIFVAAALAEKAADLLHGLQPRGTDA
- a CDS encoding helix-turn-helix domain-containing protein produces the protein MAFDQTTIGRRLKEARTNCGLTQEAAAEAVGIPRTAVVAVEAGKRSLSTLELSQFAKLYHRPVAHFFEEEPASVVEPADLILARQLPGYEDNQLVKDAVARCSEICQIAIELETLLDRRPRIAMPTYNLPAPKRAEEAIEQGILVAEEERRRLGLGFAPIADVSDLINTQGIWASGFDLPPEMSGLFLRYSSVRSIIIVKLDHPRTRKRFSYAHEYGHAILDRGMTAIVSTDRNSHDLVEKRANAFAAAFLMPQAGVHWLLSLLDKGGASRRHQHVYDVAREEEVDAERRAAPKSQRISFKDAAMLAHHFGTSYESAVYRLRDLRVIRPAERESLLDEAQRAAAREFIELFYPPKKSEPDRELVMEVANLAIEAFQREEVSAGYLRDLGEKLGISGAKLVELAQTAAYD
- a CDS encoding DUF1883 domain-containing protein, with translation MQFLHADSFLAQGEAAVVSLDSQANVMLMDDFNYSAYRSGRSFSCFGGLAERSPVRLFAPHFGHWNVVVDLGGYAGSVRAGVAFERN